A window from Aeromonas rivipollensis encodes these proteins:
- a CDS encoding LysR substrate-binding domain-containing protein, translating to MTNDFDTALLRSFVSVVRCGSINRAAILQGKTQPALSQQIQRLEQQLGHALLLRSNRGIRLSTEGEALLPYAERILSLTDQLSLKPASQGKLHCSIGLVEDLVSNHFTRVLADFACVHPGLSLRVEVTNKQSLFAAFERGELDVLVSMPIANAPAPIQEFSFPLYWFAAHGFEHQGESLPLVIFSQPCSWRNRILEALNREGIPWHIAFESSSLAALQAATEAGLGVVALFSQTPPKHSQRLTQLPALPNITIAVYRQRGDMDKTVQDLTNLFLREMQHNVVTPNDGEGQ from the coding sequence ATGACAAATGACTTTGATACCGCGCTGCTGCGCTCTTTCGTGAGTGTCGTACGATGTGGCAGCATTAACCGGGCCGCAATATTGCAAGGGAAAACACAGCCAGCGCTTAGCCAACAAATTCAGCGTTTAGAGCAGCAACTAGGCCATGCATTGCTGCTTCGCTCCAACAGAGGAATACGTTTAAGTACGGAGGGGGAGGCGTTATTACCTTATGCAGAACGCATTTTGAGTCTGACCGATCAACTGAGTCTAAAGCCTGCATCACAAGGTAAACTGCATTGCAGTATTGGTTTGGTTGAAGATCTTGTGAGTAATCACTTTACCCGCGTACTAGCAGACTTTGCTTGTGTGCATCCAGGATTAAGCTTGCGGGTTGAGGTGACTAACAAGCAGTCACTATTTGCTGCGTTTGAACGTGGTGAGTTGGATGTGTTGGTCAGCATGCCGATTGCCAATGCGCCAGCACCAATTCAGGAATTCAGTTTTCCACTTTATTGGTTTGCAGCTCATGGGTTCGAACATCAAGGTGAATCATTACCTTTAGTCATTTTCAGTCAACCTTGCTCATGGCGTAACCGCATATTAGAGGCATTGAATAGAGAAGGTATTCCTTGGCATATAGCATTTGAGAGCAGTAGCCTTGCAGCTTTACAGGCTGCTACAGAGGCTGGGCTGGGTGTCGTCGCTTTATTTTCTCAAACACCCCCAAAGCATAGCCAGAGATTGACCCAGCTCCCTGCACTCCCAAATATTACCATTGCAGTTTATCGCCAGCGAGGAGATATGGATAAGACGGTTCAAGATCTAACCAATCTGTTTCTAAGAGAAATGCAGCATAATGTTGTAACGCCAAATGATGGTGAAGGACAGTAG